The following are from one region of the Sandaracinus amylolyticus genome:
- a CDS encoding helix-turn-helix domain-containing protein gives MEDEVGEINRHAAWGRVSDLRPPTRAVWSRESSTRLQERAEPVHRTFVQRTSTVSSSRGADILEDLMADADEGDEYVELVRPATCEGIELLRIAGTVRPWDGLVETFVVTLATDRSKNNCSSFYRRGKHDGGFLSAMSPGETFQAVPHARCDWQIVQLTPAAFASLAPEAHAGKSAFASHLYDDREAYDAFRLVHRALAEGAPALASETLVRRALALLVRHDHPGASAPRTLHAPAGLQRVRDLIHDRFSEDLTVRELADASGLSREHMLRSFHRQFGLPPHQYLMHVRVSQARARLARRVAPAQAAREAGFYDSSHLHRWFVRVVGVTPSAYARAAAHR, from the coding sequence GTGGAGGACGAAGTCGGAGAGATCAATCGCCATGCCGCGTGGGGTCGGGTGTCCGACCTCCGCCCGCCGACGCGGGCGGTCTGGTCGCGCGAGTCGTCGACGAGGTTGCAAGAGCGTGCCGAACCCGTCCACCGCACTTTCGTACAACGAACATCGACCGTGTCGTCGTCTCGCGGCGCGGATATCCTCGAGGACCTGATGGCCGACGCCGACGAGGGAGACGAGTACGTGGAGCTCGTCCGCCCCGCGACTTGCGAGGGTATCGAGCTCCTCCGCATCGCGGGCACCGTGCGGCCGTGGGACGGCCTCGTCGAGACGTTCGTCGTGACGCTCGCGACGGATCGCTCGAAGAACAACTGCAGCAGCTTCTATCGCCGAGGCAAGCACGACGGCGGCTTTCTGAGTGCGATGTCGCCGGGCGAGACGTTCCAAGCGGTCCCGCACGCGCGCTGTGATTGGCAAATCGTCCAGCTGACGCCCGCGGCGTTCGCCTCGCTCGCGCCCGAAGCGCACGCAGGCAAGAGTGCATTCGCCTCGCACCTCTACGATGACCGCGAGGCCTACGATGCGTTCCGGTTGGTGCACCGCGCCCTCGCCGAAGGTGCGCCGGCGCTCGCGTCCGAGACGCTCGTCCGGCGCGCGCTCGCGCTTCTCGTGCGCCACGATCACCCGGGGGCGTCGGCACCTCGCACCCTGCACGCTCCCGCTGGGCTCCAGCGCGTCCGCGACCTCATCCACGATCGCTTCTCCGAGGACCTCACGGTGCGCGAGCTCGCCGACGCGAGCGGCCTCAGCCGCGAGCACATGCTGCGCTCGTTCCACCGGCAGTTCGGTTTGCCGCCGCATCAGTATCTGATGCATGTGAGGGTTTCGCAGGCGCGCGCCCGCCTGGCCCGGCGGGTCGCGCCAGCGCAGGCCGCACGCGAGGCCGGGTTCTACGATTCGAGCCACCTCCACCGGTGGTTCGTGCGAGTGGTCGGGGTCACGCCGAGCGCATACGCGCGCGCAGCCGCGCACCGCTGA
- a CDS encoding serine/threonine protein kinase produces MAIDLSDFVLHEIRDDGEIALYRGLRKHDGRPVFVATTSSPRPSDRARAWLRRSYALRSTIDPAISLRVLELDDTPHQASLVLEDPGGDPLSTVLRRGRLATGPFLSIAIELAAAVARFHASGLVHGAIRSANVLVDRDRGDRVRLDGIGGALSMGQTLAAGDDATPHTAPEQIGSGLPIDARTDLYALGATLYEMLTGDLPFRTRDVVRLAWCHLAAAPEPPRDRVGTIPSTLSEIVLALLAKHPDDRYQTASGVEADLRRCRAEWEAQRKIPPFALGTRDVPSHWVAPTRLRGRERALASLRVALDHAVDLEAPALALISGDRGTGRSSLARAVAALLPVEGRAAIAPAVDVRGGRPGVIVVDDLELAPPETIEALARILTDAAVGPIVVVATHRRAAIESPATRLRDLAERGGYVIEIDLGPLSLDDTVGIAADALRCGREAASELGVLVHGRAGGHPRSTVELLGSLVARGLVTFDPTGPRWTWDRARIAQELRIT; encoded by the coding sequence ATGGCGATTGATCTCTCCGACTTCGTCCTCCACGAGATCCGCGACGACGGCGAGATCGCCCTCTATCGCGGCCTCCGGAAACACGACGGACGACCGGTCTTCGTGGCGACGACTTCGAGCCCGCGGCCGAGCGACCGAGCTCGCGCATGGCTCCGGCGGAGCTACGCGCTCCGGAGCACGATCGATCCAGCGATCTCGCTGCGCGTGCTGGAGCTCGACGACACGCCCCATCAAGCGTCGCTGGTGCTCGAAGATCCCGGAGGAGATCCGCTCTCGACCGTGCTGCGCCGCGGGAGGCTCGCGACAGGGCCGTTCCTCTCCATCGCGATCGAGCTCGCGGCGGCGGTTGCACGGTTCCACGCGAGCGGGCTCGTGCACGGCGCGATCCGATCCGCGAACGTGCTCGTGGATCGTGATCGCGGCGATCGGGTGCGGCTCGACGGCATCGGTGGCGCGCTCTCGATGGGCCAGACGCTCGCTGCAGGCGACGACGCGACGCCTCATACCGCGCCCGAGCAGATCGGGTCGGGACTTCCCATCGACGCGCGTACTGATCTCTACGCGCTCGGCGCGACGCTCTACGAGATGCTCACCGGCGATCTGCCGTTCCGCACGCGGGACGTTGTGCGGCTCGCGTGGTGCCACCTCGCGGCCGCTCCCGAGCCGCCGCGCGATCGCGTGGGGACGATCCCGAGCACGCTCTCCGAGATCGTCCTCGCGCTGCTGGCGAAGCACCCAGACGATCGCTACCAGACCGCCTCCGGGGTCGAGGCCGATCTGCGACGCTGCCGCGCCGAGTGGGAGGCGCAGCGGAAGATTCCTCCGTTCGCGCTCGGCACGCGCGACGTGCCGTCGCACTGGGTCGCGCCGACCCGACTGCGAGGCCGCGAGCGAGCGCTCGCCTCGTTGCGCGTGGCGCTCGACCATGCGGTCGACCTCGAGGCGCCGGCGCTGGCACTGATTTCCGGCGATCGCGGCACGGGTCGATCGTCCCTCGCTCGCGCAGTCGCCGCGTTGCTGCCGGTCGAAGGGCGCGCCGCGATCGCGCCCGCCGTCGACGTCCGCGGCGGGCGTCCTGGCGTGATCGTCGTGGATGATCTCGAGCTCGCGCCTCCCGAGACGATCGAAGCGCTCGCACGCATCCTCACCGACGCCGCGGTCGGGCCGATCGTCGTCGTCGCCACGCACCGGCGCGCCGCGATCGAGAGCCCTGCGACGCGACTGCGGGATCTCGCCGAGCGAGGTGGGTACGTCATCGAGATCGACCTTGGTCCGCTTTCGCTCGACGACACCGTCGGGATCGCCGCCGATGCGCTTCGCTGCGGGCGCGAGGCCGCGTCCGAGCTCGGGGTGCTCGTGCACGGACGCGCGGGCGGTCATCCGCGAAGCACCGTCGAGCTCCTCGGATCATTGGTCGCGCGCGGGCTCGTCACGTTCGATCCGACCGGGCCTCGGTGGACGTGGGATCGCGCGCGGATCGCGCAGGAGCTCCGGATCACGTGA
- a CDS encoding epoxide hydrolase family protein, giving the protein MQTNDRAALRPFRIEIKQSSIDDLRARLAATRWPERETVDDASQGVPLAAMRALVEHWRDRYDFRRIENRLGRLPQWITEIDGVDVHFVHVRSPHPEALPLIMTHGWPGSVIELLDVIGPLTDPTAHGGEARDAFHLVLPSLPGYGFSGKPREPGWDRHRVARAWHALMQRLGYSRYVAQGGDWGAVVTQAMGSQAPKGLAAIHVNMPAVVPRPVPDELDEDERRALDALQTFFTKGSGYAHVQATRPQTLGYALADSPVGQAAWIYEKLAAWTDSGGVPERVLARDAMLDDITLYWLTNSGTSSARLYWENADLAFDAVEIDIPVAVTVFPGEIYRAPRRWAERCYRDLVYFNEAERGGHFAAFEQPAIFVSELRAAFRSIR; this is encoded by the coding sequence ATGCAGACCAACGACCGCGCCGCGCTGCGGCCCTTTCGGATCGAAATCAAGCAGTCGTCCATCGACGACCTTCGCGCACGCCTCGCGGCCACGCGATGGCCCGAGCGCGAGACCGTGGATGACGCCTCGCAGGGGGTGCCCCTCGCAGCGATGCGGGCGCTCGTGGAGCACTGGCGTGATCGGTACGACTTCCGTCGCATCGAGAACCGGCTGGGCCGACTGCCACAGTGGATCACCGAGATCGATGGCGTCGACGTGCACTTCGTGCACGTGCGATCGCCGCATCCTGAGGCGCTGCCGCTGATCATGACGCATGGGTGGCCGGGCTCGGTGATCGAGCTCCTGGACGTGATCGGTCCGCTCACCGATCCCACCGCGCACGGCGGCGAGGCCCGCGACGCGTTCCACCTCGTGCTTCCCTCGCTTCCGGGCTACGGCTTCTCGGGCAAACCGCGAGAGCCTGGATGGGATCGGCACCGCGTCGCGCGTGCCTGGCACGCGCTGATGCAGCGCCTCGGATACTCACGCTATGTCGCGCAAGGCGGAGACTGGGGCGCAGTCGTCACTCAGGCGATGGGGAGCCAGGCGCCGAAGGGCCTCGCGGCGATTCACGTGAACATGCCGGCTGTCGTGCCGCGGCCCGTACCCGACGAGCTCGACGAGGACGAGCGCCGCGCGCTCGACGCGCTCCAGACCTTCTTCACGAAGGGCTCGGGGTACGCGCACGTGCAGGCGACGCGGCCCCAGACGCTGGGCTATGCGCTCGCCGACTCGCCGGTCGGCCAGGCGGCGTGGATCTACGAGAAGCTCGCAGCGTGGACCGACAGCGGCGGAGTGCCGGAGCGCGTGCTGGCGCGCGACGCGATGCTCGACGACATCACGCTCTATTGGCTCACGAATAGCGGCACGTCGTCGGCCCGTCTCTACTGGGAGAATGCCGACCTCGCGTTCGACGCGGTGGAGATCGACATCCCCGTCGCCGTGACGGTGTTCCCCGGCGAGATCTATCGTGCGCCGCGCCGATGGGCCGAGCGCTGCTACCGCGACCTCGTGTACTTCAACGAGGCGGAGCGCGGCGGGCACTTCGCGGCATTCGAGCAGCCCGCGATCTTCGTCAGCGAGCTACGCGCCGCATTCCGATCGATCCGCTGA
- a CDS encoding SDR family NAD(P)-dependent oxidoreductase codes for MTSRTAVITGAGAGLGRAIALELVSRGYDVRGTSRSDEETESLAAASGARAVLTPCDITKDDDVARFAKEASFGDRGVDVLVSNVGILTPGPLELLSIEQVRHEFEVDVFGALRVVQAFLPALRRARGRIVQVSSWSARFPLPFSGPSSACKAALEALADAYRGELAQQGVDFITVLPGNMRTDAPAKSAAAIQRMRDAMTEEQRALYGSAFASFERAFNAAQGSGMDPAVAASLIVDRAEENPSPIRAPIGVEAAKVLRMVRERSDAELDHARLQFLGLAPGRPF; via the coding sequence ATGACTTCTCGGACGGCGGTGATCACTGGCGCCGGTGCCGGCTTGGGTCGCGCGATCGCGCTCGAGCTCGTGTCGCGTGGCTACGACGTGCGCGGCACGTCCCGGTCGGACGAAGAGACCGAGTCGCTCGCTGCGGCGTCCGGCGCGCGCGCCGTGCTGACGCCCTGCGACATCACGAAAGATGATGACGTCGCGCGGTTCGCGAAGGAGGCGTCGTTCGGTGACCGCGGGGTCGACGTGCTCGTCAGCAACGTCGGGATCCTCACGCCCGGTCCGCTCGAGCTCCTCTCGATCGAGCAGGTGCGGCACGAGTTCGAGGTCGATGTGTTCGGCGCGCTGCGGGTGGTCCAAGCGTTCCTGCCCGCGCTGCGAAGGGCCCGCGGGCGCATCGTACAGGTGAGCTCGTGGTCCGCTCGGTTCCCGCTGCCGTTCAGCGGTCCTTCGAGCGCGTGCAAAGCGGCGCTCGAGGCGCTCGCCGACGCGTACCGGGGTGAGCTCGCGCAGCAGGGGGTGGATTTCATCACGGTGCTCCCCGGCAACATGCGCACCGATGCACCGGCCAAGTCCGCGGCGGCGATCCAGCGAATGCGCGACGCGATGACGGAGGAACAGCGCGCGCTCTATGGCAGCGCATTCGCGTCATTCGAGCGCGCGTTCAACGCGGCGCAGGGCTCGGGCATGGATCCCGCCGTGGCGGCGTCCCTCATCGTCGATCGCGCAGAGGAGAACCCCTCTCCGATCCGCGCGCCGATCGGTGTGGAGGCCGCGAAGGTGCTGCGCATGGTGCGCGAGCGATCCGACGCCGAGCTCGATCACGCGCGCCTCCAGTTCCTCGGCCTCGCGCCGGGCCGCCCGTTCTGA
- a CDS encoding ester cyclase, whose translation MNREDESARAVVRRLIEEVQSGGDFRVFDELFHPDFVDHTPFPGYEPTKEGARRIYQTFRAAFPDFRAAVHLQVIEGGRVTSFKTYEGTHLGRFMGLSPTGRTVAFPIMDIVGVRDGRIVEHWGVPHVWSLVQQLGVRSFDELEETAR comes from the coding sequence ATGAATCGTGAAGACGAGTCGGCCCGTGCGGTGGTGCGTCGGTTGATCGAAGAGGTGCAGTCCGGAGGCGACTTCCGGGTCTTCGACGAGCTCTTCCATCCCGATTTCGTGGACCACACTCCGTTCCCCGGATACGAGCCCACGAAGGAGGGGGCGCGGCGCATCTATCAGACGTTCCGCGCCGCGTTCCCCGACTTCCGTGCAGCGGTGCACCTGCAGGTGATCGAGGGCGGGCGGGTCACGTCGTTCAAGACGTACGAAGGCACGCACCTCGGTCGCTTCATGGGCCTTTCGCCGACCGGACGCACCGTCGCATTTCCCATCATGGATATCGTCGGAGTCAGAGACGGGCGGATCGTGGAGCACTGGGGCGTGCCCCACGTGTGGTCCCTCGTGCAGCAGCTCGGCGTGCGCTCGTTCGACGAGCTCGAGGAGACCGCACGATGA
- a CDS encoding hydrolase, with protein MSKTGIQALLTPDNCVLLLIDHQPMQFATIQSHDPAMVLNNVVALAKTAKAYGVPAILTTVVQDRGGYLPKALLDVFPDQKPIDRTNTNSWEDPRIVEAVKKTGRKKLVIAALYTEICLAFPVIHALGEGYEVYAVTDASAGVSAEAHERAVDRMVQAGAVPITWMAFLGELQRDWAREETIPAVVDIQAAHGGSVGTSIAWEFQLLRQSARNT; from the coding sequence ATGTCCAAGACCGGAATCCAAGCCCTCCTCACTCCCGACAACTGCGTGCTGCTGCTGATCGACCATCAGCCGATGCAGTTCGCAACCATCCAGAGCCACGATCCCGCGATGGTGCTCAACAACGTCGTCGCGCTCGCGAAGACTGCGAAGGCGTACGGCGTGCCCGCGATCCTCACGACGGTCGTGCAGGACCGCGGCGGGTACCTGCCGAAGGCGCTCCTGGACGTCTTCCCCGATCAGAAGCCGATCGACCGCACGAACACGAACTCGTGGGAGGACCCGCGGATCGTGGAGGCCGTCAAGAAGACCGGCCGCAAGAAGCTCGTCATCGCCGCGCTCTACACGGAGATCTGCCTCGCGTTCCCCGTCATCCACGCGCTGGGTGAGGGGTACGAGGTCTACGCCGTGACCGACGCGTCGGCGGGCGTCAGCGCCGAGGCACACGAGCGCGCCGTGGATCGGATGGTCCAGGCGGGCGCCGTGCCCATCACGTGGATGGCGTTCCTGGGCGAGCTGCAGCGCGACTGGGCGCGCGAGGAGACGATTCCCGCGGTCGTCGACATCCAGGCAGCACACGGCGGGAGCGTCGGCACCAGCATCGCGTGGGAGTTCCAGCTGCTCCGCCAGAGCGCGCGAAACACCTGA
- a CDS encoding very short patch repair endonuclease: MRRRFENTARRDTGPERALRSALHRAGYRFRVDRSPVPSVRSRADLLFARERVAIFVDGCFWHGCPEHGTWPKTNADWWRAKLGANQARDARVDADLVAAGWRVVRVWEHESVEESVRRVVAALQIARAEATASDE; this comes from the coding sequence ATCCGCCGTCGTTTCGAGAACACCGCGCGCCGTGACACTGGGCCCGAGCGTGCGCTTCGTTCCGCGCTTCACCGCGCCGGCTATCGCTTCAGGGTCGACAGATCGCCCGTTCCGAGTGTCCGCAGTCGCGCAGACCTGCTCTTTGCGCGCGAACGCGTCGCGATCTTCGTCGACGGATGCTTCTGGCACGGTTGCCCGGAGCACGGTACCTGGCCGAAGACCAACGCGGACTGGTGGCGCGCGAAGCTGGGCGCTAATCAGGCACGCGATGCGCGTGTCGACGCGGACCTCGTAGCCGCAGGCTGGCGAGTGGTTCGCGTCTGGGAGCACGAATCCGTCGAGGAGAGCGTACGTCGAGTAGTCGCTGCGCTCCAGATCGCGCGCGCCGAAGCAACCGCTTCCGACGAGTGA
- a CDS encoding DNA translocase FtsK, whose amino-acid sequence MELVLRRVAVKNADDRRSARLFAFVFGRTLEGLVHGGPGARVSLAIDPELVRIDADRLRASREESGEIEAGWSPLVLELLHRGAASPLRRVEWRPLDQTGLIALAAIVESDHEAWISSHESFEAWCRHILEVLSAPSDAENDPEPPLLDGGQEVLAGDPVLEVWRGIRAEHLQRLRNTGISAEALSEYVDQWRDQVLGQALTVLVPSGAPLQALSSFLTCDTFRDASGRVTLLATHPLRARWVACHLGETGKRLQRLLDDGVVLNPINDGFYFESLAQLSPHEQPPILTADEKLFVSVREESWHEHYATLRRPDRADDDWLSELDDASIDELARVVEEYVVAHPHKADGISILLLVRSGGARVLRRLARRAFRTNTAPKRVHLHVYAPREEAAAIERSLAEFDDPDQRSESNSPLLDVVVHVWPDGHAVVPSLADFGDNVDLALVPNLFGSHTRAQETTRKGGDDIGSRFDPWFDAPTHIDNTATGRAENVSRVLLPRRPDAVLEHWSTLSVRGFRHNVVGSDIDYVMLQVRFDRSRQLFDELHRVARWVVTLDAFIGRDQIEALPRQPDVITVRPDVGKSQAYTLIVSSSSGRAFVVDRLQHRLEADLPHELRPRARPVAEKLYESSRFLAPGILLRALGLGWAVQELVGLAIARRLVDERIPVLAAEGFLAWVSLDEHSHWFGAGRRSRADLARIAFLRGPDGRIRLQVLVVEAKFRDQAAVSTADDQVKNTRELLQHALMPQRTADPRIVDLDFWRREILGAIEQLPKGGERTTRSISSWSADGSDAGGVVPVLAREDWIRGDYDFEEVACIVCTTSPSESVTDPIQRTPGGHLWYRVGREELARIIGAIGGSTPATAGPAMPTGTPSGAPPVPEGGASPSASSPIVAVEPAISRDAPSPPAPDAIRSTPRTRGRSTAELESRYQRVLDVFGEFRIGVTRPAAEAYREGPGFYVFRVQPAPGVRPDTVRGYADEVKLKLELQADAVPRSYIDRGCVVFEVPKPDHERYFVDAETLWQRSTFDDSRLNAPIGEDIKGDVVEIDFSSDVSPHLLIAGQTGAGKSIALETILLGLTRHRNPSRLRLGLVDPKTTELVAFENSPHLLRPIGWDPKDAIDLLEGAVAEMERRRDIFRAQRTRSLPEYNARVADRPDEVLPWWVVVLDEYADLTSDKNDKRRIEESLQRLSAKARASGIHVVVATQRPSADVISTVVRSNLVAQLALRVRSAVESNIVMAEAGAEALAGKGDAFFKNAQRIVRVQCAKVRSP is encoded by the coding sequence ATCGATCCGGAGCTCGTTCGCATCGATGCAGATCGCCTGCGCGCCTCGAGAGAGGAGAGCGGCGAGATCGAAGCCGGATGGTCACCGCTCGTCCTCGAGCTCCTCCATCGAGGCGCGGCGTCGCCCCTTCGTCGAGTCGAGTGGCGCCCGCTCGACCAGACCGGCCTAATCGCGCTCGCCGCGATCGTCGAGAGCGATCATGAGGCGTGGATTTCCAGTCACGAGTCTTTCGAGGCCTGGTGCCGCCACATCCTGGAAGTCCTCTCGGCTCCTTCGGACGCAGAGAACGACCCGGAGCCGCCGCTGTTGGATGGCGGTCAGGAGGTCCTCGCCGGAGATCCCGTTCTCGAGGTCTGGCGCGGAATACGCGCCGAGCATCTGCAGCGGCTGCGCAACACCGGGATATCCGCGGAGGCACTCTCGGAGTATGTCGATCAGTGGCGCGACCAAGTACTCGGTCAAGCGCTCACGGTGCTCGTTCCAAGCGGAGCGCCCTTGCAGGCGCTGTCCTCGTTCCTGACTTGCGACACGTTCCGCGACGCAAGCGGCCGCGTCACGCTACTCGCGACGCACCCGCTCCGCGCTCGGTGGGTGGCCTGCCACCTGGGGGAGACGGGCAAGCGGTTGCAGCGCCTGCTCGACGACGGCGTCGTGCTCAATCCGATCAACGACGGTTTCTACTTCGAGTCGCTGGCGCAGCTGTCCCCGCACGAGCAACCGCCCATCCTGACGGCTGACGAGAAGCTCTTCGTCTCGGTACGCGAAGAGTCTTGGCACGAGCACTACGCGACGCTGCGTCGGCCCGATCGCGCGGATGACGACTGGCTGAGCGAGCTCGACGATGCGTCGATCGACGAACTGGCGCGGGTGGTGGAAGAGTACGTCGTCGCGCACCCGCATAAGGCCGATGGGATCTCGATCCTCCTCCTCGTGAGGAGTGGAGGGGCGCGCGTACTCCGGCGGCTGGCGCGCCGGGCCTTCCGCACGAACACCGCACCGAAGCGGGTGCACCTGCACGTGTACGCGCCGCGTGAGGAGGCGGCCGCGATCGAGCGATCGCTGGCCGAGTTCGACGACCCCGACCAGCGAAGCGAGTCGAACTCGCCCCTTCTCGATGTTGTTGTCCACGTGTGGCCCGATGGGCACGCGGTCGTGCCGTCGCTCGCCGATTTCGGAGACAACGTGGACCTCGCGCTCGTGCCGAACCTGTTCGGGAGCCATACCCGTGCACAGGAGACGACGCGCAAGGGCGGTGACGACATCGGAAGCCGGTTCGACCCGTGGTTCGACGCTCCGACTCACATCGACAACACCGCCACCGGCCGCGCTGAGAACGTCTCGCGAGTATTGCTGCCGCGTCGACCCGATGCGGTGCTCGAGCACTGGTCGACGCTCTCGGTGCGCGGGTTTCGTCACAACGTGGTCGGGTCCGATATCGATTACGTCATGCTCCAGGTGCGCTTCGACCGGAGTCGGCAGCTCTTCGATGAACTGCACCGCGTCGCGCGGTGGGTTGTCACTCTCGACGCGTTCATCGGACGCGATCAGATCGAAGCGCTGCCCCGCCAGCCGGATGTGATCACCGTCCGGCCCGACGTCGGAAAGAGCCAGGCGTACACACTGATCGTCAGCTCCTCGAGTGGCCGTGCGTTCGTGGTCGACCGGCTGCAGCACCGCCTCGAGGCAGATCTACCGCACGAGCTCCGACCGCGCGCCCGTCCTGTCGCGGAGAAGCTCTACGAGAGTTCGCGCTTCCTCGCACCGGGCATCCTCCTGCGAGCACTCGGACTCGGTTGGGCGGTACAGGAACTGGTGGGCCTGGCGATCGCCCGGCGTCTCGTCGACGAGCGCATCCCGGTGCTTGCCGCCGAGGGCTTTCTTGCGTGGGTGAGCCTCGACGAACACTCGCACTGGTTCGGAGCAGGTCGGCGCTCGCGAGCTGACCTCGCGCGCATAGCGTTTTTGCGGGGACCCGACGGACGGATTCGACTCCAGGTCCTGGTCGTCGAGGCGAAATTCAGGGACCAGGCGGCGGTGTCCACCGCGGACGATCAGGTCAAGAACACGCGGGAGCTCCTCCAGCACGCGCTCATGCCGCAGAGAACGGCGGATCCCAGGATCGTCGACCTCGACTTCTGGCGCCGTGAGATCCTCGGGGCGATCGAGCAGCTTCCGAAGGGCGGCGAGAGAACGACGCGATCGATCTCCAGCTGGAGTGCCGACGGGAGCGATGCCGGCGGCGTCGTCCCGGTCCTCGCTCGCGAGGATTGGATCCGCGGCGACTATGACTTCGAGGAGGTCGCGTGCATCGTGTGCACCACCTCCCCGTCGGAGTCTGTGACCGACCCCATCCAGCGTACGCCTGGCGGCCATCTGTGGTACCGCGTCGGTCGCGAAGAGCTCGCTCGCATCATTGGCGCGATTGGCGGATCTACACCGGCGACGGCCGGCCCCGCCATGCCGACTGGCACGCCGTCGGGGGCCCCCCCGGTTCCCGAGGGCGGCGCGTCGCCGTCCGCGTCTTCTCCGATCGTAGCCGTCGAGCCAGCCATATCTCGTGACGCGCCCAGCCCGCCCGCGCCCGATGCTATACGATCGACCCCGCGCACTAGGGGTCGGTCGACGGCGGAGTTGGAGTCTCGCTATCAGCGCGTGCTCGACGTTTTTGGCGAGTTCCGGATCGGCGTCACGCGTCCCGCGGCCGAGGCCTATCGCGAGGGTCCGGGCTTCTACGTGTTCCGCGTCCAGCCTGCCCCCGGCGTTCGCCCCGACACGGTGCGCGGCTACGCCGACGAGGTGAAGCTCAAGCTTGAGCTCCAGGCCGACGCCGTTCCTCGGAGCTACATCGATCGCGGCTGCGTGGTGTTCGAGGTGCCCAAGCCCGATCACGAGCGCTACTTCGTCGATGCGGAGACGCTTTGGCAGAGGAGCACTTTCGACGACTCGCGACTGAATGCGCCCATCGGTGAAGACATCAAGGGCGATGTCGTCGAGATCGATTTCTCGTCCGATGTTTCGCCGCACCTGCTGATCGCCGGCCAGACCGGTGCTGGCAAGTCGATTGCGCTCGAGACCATCCTGCTCGGTCTCACGCGGCACCGTAACCCGTCGCGCCTGAGACTCGGGCTCGTCGATCCGAAGACCACCGAGCTGGTCGCGTTCGAGAACTCTCCGCATCTGCTACGGCCGATCGGCTGGGATCCGAAGGACGCGATCGATCTCCTGGAAGGCGCGGTCGCCGAGATGGAGCGCCGTCGCGACATTTTCCGCGCCCAGCGCACACGCTCGCTACCGGAGTACAATGCGCGCGTCGCGGACCGGCCCGACGAGGTTCTTCCGTGGTGGGTCGTCGTGCTCGATGAGTACGCGGATCTGACCTCCGACAAGAACGATAAGCGGCGGATCGAAGAGTCGCTGCAGAGGCTCTCCGCGAAGGCGCGGGCCAGCGGCATCCACGTCGTCGTCGCGACGCAGCGACCGTCGGCGGATGTCATCAGTACCGTTGTGCGGTCGAACCTCGTCGCACAACTCGCGCTTCGCGTCCGCTCGGCTGTGGAGAGCAACATCGTGATGGCCGAAGCTGGTGCAGAGGCGCTCGCCGGCAAGGGCGATGCCTTCTTTAAGAACGCACAGCGGATCGTGCGTGTGCAATGCGCTAAGGTCCGGTCACCGTGA